The Arachis ipaensis cultivar K30076 chromosome B07, Araip1.1, whole genome shotgun sequence genomic interval ACATTACCTTTTTCCAAAACACCAAGTTTAATCACATAAAGAACTAAAAGACAATATTATCTTGACAGTCGGAAGACTCCAATACCGAATTAGTTTGTGAAATTGAACCTCAGGGATCTCTAATGGTCGGTTCTTTATCATTTCTTTCTTTGTGTTGTACTTCaagaaatttttcttttttattttgcctTTGTATTTTTTCCATGCACGACAAAATCCCTTCATTACCCACGGCTTTGAAGTTATTGGAAGAATGAATTTCTGCTAAACAAGACAACAAATTAGAATGTCAAAGGTTAGCATAAATAAagtaacaaataaattaaaaaaaaattatctataaTGCTATATTTACATACATTGGAATACTCCAACATGTCCTCTTTGAGGTTTTTAGGCACACCATGCCAACTAGTATATAGCAAAGTCACAAAACGAGAATTTCTAACTGTTGTGTCCAAAAGTTGGTTGAGGTTAGATACGACCTCCTTGGTCGGACCTATAGGCTGCCCTCCAAAAAATTCCACCTCCCGTCGATCATTAAAATCAGTGGCATGAAGCTTTTTGCACATAGTCTTTTCACGAGTTTTCTTCTTTATTCTGCCTAAGTccgattaaaataataaaattttaactcaaatcaatttagAAGTAATACAATGACAAtaaggtaaaacaagaaaagcACCTTCATTACTAGCTTGTCCTCCGTTACCCTCATCATTTGCAGCATCATCAAGCTCGTCTTCCTcatctttttcatcttcttcatcttccaAATTTATCCCATGTACCTTAAAATACATGTCAAGACTCATTTCTTTTTTCGTTGAACTTGCACTTAGCTCGCTTGTATCTTCTTCCTCATCATCAGAACTTAAATCATTTTGTTCCATTGTATCAGCTTCAACAGTCCTTTGATTCCCAGTTTTGGAGGTCTTTTTAGCTTGAAACATTGTCCCGTTCCCATTACGTTCACATTCTTGAAAAGTGACGTTGGTTGgaccttttttttcttctttggagTCCTAGCTTGCTCTTCAAGGGCATCTTCCACGATTGTGATGGGTTggtttcttgtttgatcttttggGTCTTGAGCTTGGAAGCTAGCCTTCTTATTTTCAGCCATGATCTTTTCTCTTTTAATATTGTATTATTGTAGTAATTCGGCACTTGACCTCACTTGTGTAACCTCAAAGGAATTCTTTTTTTTggactttttcttttcattttttgtgCTAAGGTACTTATCCATTTTCTTTTAGTGATCTCTCCTTTCTCCATTCTGCATACACAAAAGAGTTGCAatgaaaaaaatgttattttatgaATAATTAAATGAACATAATCAACATAAACGAGTAATTAAATAagcaaaataactaaaaaaatgagACGTTTAGAATTCTACCAAAATAGCATTACATGAAAACATGTCAAGATGTTTCAGAATTAGAATCCTCCATGTACTCGTATTCGCTTTCCTAATCTTCCTCACCACGTTGTTTGGCAAACATATTTGGAGCCATATCTATAATGGTTGCTCATAGATCATTCCTCACTAGATCAACTTTGCCATTGTCATTTGGGAGACCGGGAATCACTTCAGGTTCACATGGCTCCCTTGCATATATTATGGGGGAATCAGACTCAAGGTCATCACTTATCCTAAATAAATCTCTTGGAATTGTTTTCATAACATAGTGTTTGTCACTCACATATGGGTCTTGCACATAAAAGCATTGGTTTACTTGGGATGCTAGCACaaatggttcttcttggtagcatTTTTTACTGAAATACACATATGAGAGACCAAAGTTATCTTTTGCAACTGTATACCACTCACACTTAAACAGGACTACCTTAAATTGGCCATAATAGTCTAATTCAAACATATCAACTATTCTACCATAGTAGGTTACTTTTGCTTCGATTGGGTTCTTATCTTTCACAGTAGCAAAACTAGGAGTCAATGCCTCCAATGTGACACCACTATTTTGGGTTTTACGTCTCGCATCATGGTGCCTTATATGGAACCTATACCCATTGATAACATAACCTGAAAATCTTTTTGCAACTCTATTTGGACCTCTAGCCAACCCTTTTACCCAACCAGGCACATCATTTTTCATGGCACCAGTTTTAAACCATTCTGAGAACTGTTGACTATGGTATTTggctttctcccactttgttcttCGTGGATTGTTATCATTTACTGCCTCCTCATGCTCTCTGAAGATCAAATATTCATATTCTTATTTGTTAGTAGGGTAAAATATTATGATTGAGGTCTACAAAATGAcaatgaatcaaacaaaataccTCATGTAGACTTCGATCTTATCACAATTGTTTAGGATGTATGTATGACCTTGTATTTCTGATTTTTCATCTAACATGAACAAATCTCCCATTTTTCCACCCAAAGAACATCCTTTGCTTGGAAACAAACTAGGAGTTCGCAGCTCATTTGAAACACACTCATCATTGTTTCGAGGGACTCTGTTGAATCTTGTCTGGACATCTTCATGCAAATATCTTGAGCAAAAATTAATACACTCATTCGCCAAATATCCTTCGGCAATGGATCCTTCTAGACGACTTCTGTTATGAACATACAATTTTAGTGTGCACATATATCGTTCAACAGGGTACATCCAACGATATTGAACTAGACCACCTAACCTCACTTCATTTGCCAAATGGATAGGCAAGTGCACCATTATGTCAAAAAAGCTTGGAGGAAAAATACTCTCCAATTGGCATAATGTCTCAGCAATCTCTGCTTCTAAGTTAACTACCTTATCTAGGCTAATTACCTTCTGACATATCCGGCGAAAAAATGAACATAATCAAACTAAAGCGATGGCAACATGGTCAGGAAGTATGCTCTTGATTGGTACTTGCAACAAGTAATGTAACATGAAATGAGCATCATGGGTCTTGTAACCAGAAATATTTTTTCTGTTTGCTGCACACATCGAGCGATATTGGAAGCACTGCCGTCTGGTAATTTTACCCCTTTTAACACACTACAAAAGATTGTTTTCTCTACTGCAGTCATTGAGAAGCATGCCTTTGCTAACTTAGTTCTTTTACGATTATCTGTATCTTTTGGTTGAAGGTTTTTCCTGATACCCATGTCTTTAAGGTCAAAATGCGCAGCTGCATGATCTTTTGTCTTTCCAGAAATATCCAAAAGAGTTTCAATTATGCTATCAACTatattcttctctatgtgcatgacaTCAAGGTTGTGTCTAAACATGTTGAACTTCCAATAtggtaaataaaaaaagattgaCCGCTTTTTCCAATTTGAAATGCCATTCTTTGATCTCCTTTGCTTCTTCCCAAAAGAATTATCTACCCCTTGCAATATATCAAATACAGTTGTTATATCTAACAACTACGATGGAGACCTACATTCAATTTTCCCATTGAAAGATCTTTTATTATGTCTCCATGGATGATTCATGGGTAAAAACCTTCGATGATCCATATAAACAGTCTTGTGGCTATGTTTCAGATATATAGAAGAAGTCTCATCCTTACAACATGAACAAGCCAATTTTTCTTTTGTACTCCACCTAGATAACATAGCATACGCAAGGAAGTCGTTAATTATCCATAAAAGATATGCTCTCAT includes:
- the LOC107607618 gene encoding uncharacterized protein LOC107607618 encodes the protein MSWHHNEYVKDGFLRHPADGESWKAFDSQHEDFAKEPHNMRLGLASDGFNPFRTLSSTHSTWPVVLMVYNLPPWMSMKPDYFMLSLFIPGPQSSGNDIDVFLQPLIEELKELWELGVETYDSKENKTFNMRAYLLWIINDFLAYAMLSRWSTKEKLACSCCKDETSSIYLKHSHKTVYMDHRRHNLDVMHIEKNIVDSIIETLLDISGKTKDHAAAHFDLKDMGIRKNLQPKDTDNRKRTKLAKKVISLDKVVNLEAEIAETLCQLESIFPPSFFDIMVHLPIHLANEVRLGGLVQYRWMYPVERYMCTLKLYVHNRSRLEGSIAEGYLANECINFCSRYLHEDVQTRFNRVPRNNDECVSNELRTPSLFPSKGCSLGGKMGDLFMLDEKSEIQGHTYILNNCDKIEVYMREHEEAVNDNNPRRTKWEKAKYHSQQFSEWFKTGAMKNDVPGWVKGLARGPNRVAKRFSGYVINGYRFHIRHHDARRKTQNSGVTLEALTPSFATVKDKNPIEAKVTYYGRIVDMFELDYYGQFKVVLFKCEWYTVAKDNFGLSYVYFSKKCYQEEPFVLASQVNQCFYVQDPYVSDKHYVMKTIPRDLFRISDDLESDSPIIYAREPCEPEVIPGLPNDNGKVDLVRNDL